The genomic interval GCTTGTCCAACCAGACAGCATTTTGGCAGAGTGCAGCGCTCTATCGCCTTTGACAATCAAGACAAGCGGTTGGTCTCTTAATTCCCAGCCATCACAATAAGGGCAGACGAAGGCGCTTTTGCCATATACTTCAGACAGTCCATTAATATCGAGAGGGATGTCTTTCATTCCTGCTGCAAACAGCAGCTTTTTGCTTTGATAGATTTGTCCTTGAGCAGTCGTAATTTGAAAATGGCCGTCGGTTCCAGTGATCGACACTGCAGCATCCTCTACAAAATGAACTGTAGGATATGCGCTAATCTGCTCCTTTGCGACTCGCCGAAACTCGCCCGGACTAATGCCGTCTCTGGTAAGAAAACCGTGAGTTTCGCGAGTAACTCGGTTGCGCGGACGCCCTTCATCAATAACAACTACGCTTTTTCTTGCTCTGCCTAGTACAAGAGCAGCACTCAAGCCTGCAGGTCCCCCGCCAATAATTGCTGCATCGATCATTTGTTCCATGTTAAACATCCTCTCGAATGGCTAATTTTATTTTTACGCAGAAAGAGTAGTGAGTCTTGTTTATTTCACGGTTTGTGTTAATGGATTGAACGCAGCAGAGTCTACCACCCACTGGATCGTATGCTGCTGAAGGTACTGCTGCATATGACGCTCAGCACCAATCATTACTTTTTTTACAAGACATCCCTTATTTTCTGAATGGTCAGTGGACTCAAGCTCTAAATCTTCAGCTTCAAAAAATAAATGATGATGCTGATCGTCAATATTAAAGCACTCATATAAAGGCTGTCGTCCCTCAATAACTTGAATGACATCAAAAAATGTAATTTGATCTGCAGCTCTAGCAAGCTCGTAGCCGCCGCTTGCCCCCGTCACAGCACGTACGATGCCGTCCTGGCGCAGCTTGGACATAATCTTAGACAAGTAGCTCTCTGAAACTCCGAGAGAAGAAGATAAATCTTTAATGCCTATGTTCTGACCGCGCTCAGCATGGGCTAAGTGAATTAAAGCATGAAGTGCATATCCGATACTTTTTGAATATTGCATAGGGTATACTCACCCTCCTTTGATACTTATACTTAATCATTATGGATCCATAATGTCCATTATAGACAACATGAATCCATAATGCAATGATGTATTACAAATACGTAAATTTGCAAGGATTTACAATGTGTTTTGTCGAATGAAATAGCATGGAAGTACTGGAGATAAGCCAGGAGGAGTGAGCGATGGTGACAGTGAAAAAACGAATTGCTGCGATGATGATGACAACATTATGTTTAGGCATGCTGGTTGCATGCGAGCCGAATGAAACGTCATCAACAAATACAAAAGTAAATGAAGCGACGGATAAGCCTGAGAAAACGATGGCAATTGCTGAAAGCACTGCGCCATCAGAGCAAGAAGAGCAAGACGAAGCTTACACCGTACTTGCGAAGGAGCTTCGAGTGCCTTGGGTCATTACTTTTGATGAGGACATTGTTTATATAAGCGAGCACGAAGGAAATATTGTGAAGGTGGATGGCGATGCGACGACACGTCAAGCGGTTCATTTGCTCAAAAGTGTACATGACCGCGGAGAAGGCGGATTTTTAGGTTTCCTGCTTGCTCCGGATTTCGCTCAGTCTCGAGAAGCATACGCGTATCATACGTACGAAGAAAATGGTCGTGTAATGAACAGAGTCGTGCTTATTAAACAAAATGATGGGCAATGGGATGAGGTTCGAGCACTGCTCGAGGGCATTCCTGGTGCTGCGAATCACGATGGCGGACGGCTGGCGATTGGGCCCGACAAGCTGCTTTATGTAACAACAGGAGATGCCCAGCAGCCGGAGCTGGCACAGGATCGCAACAACCTTGCAGGAAAAATCTTGCGAATGACGTTAGATGGCAAGGTACCAGCGGACAATCCGTTTTCCGGCTCATATGTGTATTCTTATGGACACCGCAATCCTCAAGGGCTTGTTTGGAATAGTGAAGGTGTGCTGTTTAATACAGAGCATGGCCCTTCGGGAGATCCTGGCGGACATGATGAGATTAATAAAATAGCGGCGGGCGGCAATTACGGCTGGCCTGCGATTTATGGCAGCGCTGCGCAGGAAGGGATGACAACGCCTATTTACCATACCGGCGAAGATGCGATTGCGCCCTCTGGCGCGACAATCGATGAGAACAATCGAATATGGATTGCTACTTTGGTAGGCGAAGCGCTTTATCGCTATGACCCTGCATCCAAAAACATGGAAAGGGTATTCGAAGGTGAAGGAAGACTTCGTGACGTAAAGATAAAGGACGGACGTATTTATGTCATCACGAATAATACCGATGGGCGCGGTAACCCATCATCATCGGATGATCGATTGCTTATAGTAAAGCAGGTGAAATAAGAAAAGCTCAGGAGCCTATTTCAGCTCCTGAGCTTTTTTTTATGATCTAAACTATAAAGCTTATTTATTACAAGTTAGTGAAAGCATAATTAATGGCTTTAATCGTTTCATCAATGTCTGCCTCGGTATGGGCTGTCGTAAAAAACCAAGCCTCATATTTGGATGGTGCAAGATTGATGCCTTGATCCAGCATGAGCTTGAAAAATCTGCCGAACAGCTCGCCGTCTGTATCCTGCGCTTCATCATAATTCGTAATCGGATGATCGCAGAAATGAGCGGAGAAGGAGCCGCGAATTTGGTTAATTGTGAGCGGGATGCCATGCTGCTTGGCAGCGGCGTGCAGTCCTGTTGCAAGCTTCGTAGCCAGTGCGTTCATTCTATCGTATATGCCAGGCTCTTGGAGCAGCTCCAAGCACGCTATGCCTGCTGAGATCGAGGCAGGATTGCCGGCCATCGTACCTGCTTGATAAGCAGGGCCGAGAGGGGCAACCTGCTCCATAATTTCACGGCGTCCGCCGTATGCACCGATTGGAAGGCCGCCGCCGATGATTTTGCCTAATGCGGTTAAATCCGGTTCGATGGCTTGGTGATCAGGGAACGCAACATAGGTCTGTGCTGCTCCGT from Paenibacillus sp. FSL K6-3182 carries:
- a CDS encoding PQQ-dependent sugar dehydrogenase, translating into MVTVKKRIAAMMMTTLCLGMLVACEPNETSSTNTKVNEATDKPEKTMAIAESTAPSEQEEQDEAYTVLAKELRVPWVITFDEDIVYISEHEGNIVKVDGDATTRQAVHLLKSVHDRGEGGFLGFLLAPDFAQSREAYAYHTYEENGRVMNRVVLIKQNDGQWDEVRALLEGIPGAANHDGGRLAIGPDKLLYVTTGDAQQPELAQDRNNLAGKILRMTLDGKVPADNPFSGSYVYSYGHRNPQGLVWNSEGVLFNTEHGPSGDPGGHDEINKIAAGGNYGWPAIYGSAAQEGMTTPIYHTGEDAIAPSGATIDENNRIWIATLVGEALYRYDPASKNMERVFEGEGRLRDVKIKDGRIYVITNNTDGRGNPSSSDDRLLIVKQVK
- a CDS encoding NAD(P)/FAD-dependent oxidoreductase, with amino-acid sequence MEQMIDAAIIGGGPAGLSAALVLGRARKSVVVIDEGRPRNRVTRETHGFLTRDGISPGEFRRVAKEQISAYPTVHFVEDAAVSITGTDGHFQITTAQGQIYQSKKLLFAAGMKDIPLDINGLSEVYGKSAFVCPYCDGWELRDQPLVLIVKGDRALHSAKMLSGWTSQITICTDGPDEWTDEQREELKLHNVPTFNSPILRIESSDGMVKQIVLEDGTIVPCTGIFFAPKLAAGSDLPQTLGCKVTEAGTVFVDMFGKTNIPGIYGAGDAATELYQAITAASMGSLAAVGINSELLAEAWNSRV
- a CDS encoding Rrf2 family transcriptional regulator, yielding MQYSKSIGYALHALIHLAHAERGQNIGIKDLSSSLGVSESYLSKIMSKLRQDGIVRAVTGASGGYELARAADQITFFDVIQVIEGRQPLYECFNIDDQHHHLFFEAEDLELESTDHSENKGCLVKKVMIGAERHMQQYLQQHTIQWVVDSAAFNPLTQTVK